One Pseudomonas sp. FP1742 genomic window carries:
- the iolC gene encoding 5-dehydro-2-deoxygluconokinase translates to MGQTRFASGRQLDLICLGRLGVDLYAQQVGARLEDVSSFAKYLGGSSANIAFGTARLGLKSAMLSRVGDDHMGRFLVESLVREGCDVSGIKVDPERLTAMVLLGLKDRETFPLVFYRENCADMALRAEDISEAFIASSKALLITGTHFSTDGVYKASIQALDYAEKHNVKRVLDIDYRPVLWGLAGKADGETRFVADQNVSQHVQKILPRFDLIVGTEEEFLIAGGSEDLLTALRNVRRLSAATLVVKLGPQGCTVIHGAIPACLEDGAIYPGVRVEVLNVLGAGDAFMSGFLSGWLEDASDERCCQLANACGGLVVSRHACAPAMPTRAELDYLFNSPVPITRPDQDVILQRLHQVSVPRKQWKQLFIFAFDHRGQLVELAHKGGRDLNAICELKQLFIKAVERVEADLREQGVDADVGLLADQRFGQDSLNAATGRGWWVARPVEVQGSRPLAFEHGRSIGSNLIAWPQEQIIKCLVQFHPDDEPLLRLEQEAQIKGLYQASQVSGHELLLEIIPPKDHPSPHPDVLYRALKRLYNLGIYPAWWKIEAQSAEEWKQLDELIQERDPYCRGVVLLGLNAPAATLAEGFQQASQSQTCRGFAVGRTIFQEPSRAWLAGEIDDEALIRQVQGTFVELIDAWRTARA, encoded by the coding sequence ATGGGCCAGACTCGTTTTGCCAGTGGGCGTCAATTGGATCTGATTTGCCTCGGGCGCCTTGGCGTCGACCTCTACGCGCAGCAAGTCGGGGCGCGGCTGGAGGATGTGAGCAGCTTCGCCAAGTACCTGGGCGGTTCGTCCGCCAACATCGCCTTCGGCACCGCGCGGCTGGGGCTGAAGTCGGCGATGTTGAGCCGGGTAGGGGACGACCACATGGGCCGTTTCCTCGTTGAATCCCTGGTCCGTGAAGGCTGCGACGTCAGCGGCATCAAGGTCGATCCGGAACGCCTGACCGCCATGGTCCTGCTGGGCCTCAAGGATCGCGAAACCTTTCCCCTGGTGTTCTACCGCGAAAACTGCGCCGACATGGCGTTGCGCGCCGAAGACATCAGCGAAGCCTTTATCGCTTCCAGCAAAGCCCTGCTGATCACCGGCACCCATTTCTCCACCGACGGCGTCTACAAGGCGAGCATTCAGGCGCTGGACTACGCCGAAAAGCACAATGTCAAACGGGTGCTGGACATCGACTACCGCCCGGTGCTCTGGGGCCTGGCCGGCAAGGCGGACGGCGAAACCCGTTTCGTCGCCGACCAGAACGTCAGCCAGCACGTGCAGAAAATCCTCCCGCGTTTCGACCTGATCGTCGGCACTGAAGAAGAGTTCCTGATCGCCGGCGGTTCCGAGGATCTGCTCACCGCGCTGCGCAATGTCCGGCGCCTGAGCGCGGCGACGTTGGTGGTCAAGCTCGGCCCGCAAGGTTGCACGGTGATTCACGGGGCGATCCCGGCGTGTCTCGAAGACGGCGCGATCTATCCCGGTGTGCGCGTCGAAGTGCTGAATGTGCTGGGGGCCGGCGATGCCTTCATGTCGGGCTTCCTCAGTGGCTGGCTGGAGGACGCCAGCGACGAGCGCTGCTGCCAGTTGGCCAATGCCTGCGGCGGTCTGGTGGTGTCGCGCCATGCCTGCGCCCCGGCGATGCCGACCCGCGCCGAACTCGATTACCTGTTCAACAGCCCGGTGCCGATCACCCGGCCGGATCAGGACGTGATATTGCAGCGTCTGCATCAGGTCAGCGTGCCGCGCAAACAATGGAAGCAACTGTTCATTTTCGCCTTCGATCATCGCGGGCAGCTGGTGGAGCTGGCCCACAAGGGCGGGCGCGACCTGAACGCTATCTGCGAACTCAAACAACTCTTTATCAAAGCCGTGGAACGGGTCGAGGCGGATTTGCGTGAGCAGGGCGTCGACGCCGATGTCGGCTTGCTGGCCGATCAACGTTTCGGCCAGGACTCGCTGAACGCCGCCACCGGTCGTGGCTGGTGGGTGGCACGGCCGGTGGAAGTGCAGGGTTCGCGGCCATTGGCGTTCGAACACGGGCGTTCGATCGGCAGCAACCTGATCGCCTGGCCGCAAGAACAGATCATCAAATGCCTGGTGCAATTCCATCCCGACGACGAGCCGCTGCTGCGTCTGGAGCAGGAGGCGCAGATCAAGGGCCTGTATCAGGCCTCGCAAGTCAGCGGGCACGAGTTGCTGCTGGAGATCATTCCACCCAAGGATCACCCATCACCGCATCCAGACGTGCTCTATCGCGCCCTCAAACGCCTCTACAACTTGGGCATCTACCCGGCGTGGTGGAAGATCGAAGCGCAAAGCGCCGAGGAGTGGAAACAACTCGACGAGCTGATCCAGGAACGCGACCCGTATTGCCGTGGCGTGGTGCTGCTGGGCCTGAATGCCCCGGCGGCGACCTTGGCCGAAGGGTTTCAACAGGCCAGCCAGAGCCAGACCTGCCGTGGTTTCGCCGTGGGCCGGACGATCTTCCAGGAACCGAGCCGCGCGTGGCTGGCCGGTGAAATCGATGACGAAGCGCTGATCCGCCAGGTGCAGGGCACCTTCGTCGAACTGATCGATGCCTGGCGCACGGCCCGCGCTTGA
- a CDS encoding MurR/RpiR family transcriptional regulator has protein sequence MSRTDQPATTESSPASDLASPPINAERLLQLITEEYESLPRQLKRIASYMSQQSDRIMVDRISDIARECEVHPSAIVRFSQRFGFSGFSEMQALFREAYTHKTTPVQNYQQRIRSMIANKSQKASGGDLARECINATLSGIERLGLELDDQAFDKAVDLVVNADNIYVVGVRRSFAVADYLVYNLQHTNKRIHLVSGLGGSYREQMRSVRANDLVIAISFTPYGKETQHCLRIAQHHQAKTLIITDSNLSPLAKRANTVLLVNEGSSFAFRSLSATLCLCQALFIAVAYRLELKVDEIHEQAGFED, from the coding sequence ATGTCCCGCACCGATCAGCCGGCTACGACCGAGAGCTCGCCCGCCAGCGATCTCGCCAGCCCTCCGATCAATGCCGAGCGTCTGTTGCAGCTGATCACCGAGGAATACGAAAGCCTGCCGCGCCAGCTCAAACGCATCGCCAGCTATATGAGCCAGCAGAGCGACCGGATCATGGTCGACCGCATCAGCGACATCGCCCGCGAATGCGAAGTGCACCCGTCGGCCATCGTGCGCTTTTCCCAGCGCTTCGGCTTCAGCGGGTTCAGTGAAATGCAGGCGCTGTTTCGCGAGGCCTACACCCACAAGACCACGCCGGTGCAGAACTACCAGCAACGCATCCGCAGCATGATCGCCAACAAGTCGCAGAAGGCCAGCGGCGGCGACCTGGCGCGCGAATGCATCAACGCCACCCTGTCGGGCATCGAGCGATTGGGGCTGGAACTCGATGACCAGGCCTTCGACAAGGCCGTGGACCTGGTGGTGAATGCCGACAACATCTACGTGGTCGGGGTGCGTCGCTCGTTCGCGGTGGCCGATTACCTGGTCTACAACCTGCAACACACCAACAAGCGCATCCACCTGGTGTCGGGCCTTGGCGGCAGTTACCGCGAGCAGATGCGCAGCGTGCGCGCCAATGACCTGGTGATCGCCATCAGCTTCACGCCTTACGGCAAGGAAACCCAGCACTGCCTTCGCATCGCCCAGCACCATCAGGCGAAAACCCTGATCATCACCGACAGCAACCTCTCGCCGTTGGCCAAGCGCGCCAACACCGTGCTGTTGGTCAACGAGGGCAGCTCATTTGCCTTCCGCTCGTTGAGTGCGACCTTGTGCCTGTGCCAGGCGCTGTTCATCGCCGTGGCTTATCGACTGGAATTGAAGGTCGATGAGATTCATGAGCAGGCAGGCTTTGAGGATTAG
- a CDS encoding glutathione S-transferase gives MKLIGMLDSPYVRRVAISAKCLGIPLEHASVSVFRNFEQFQQINPVVKAPTLVLDDGEVLMDSTLIIDYLEALAAPGKSLISDNPDRRLHSLRLIGLALAACEKSVQLYYERNLRPAEIQYSPWVERVEGQLAAAYSALERELEKQPLKTDGSIAQDGITLAVAWSFTNLVVPDQVEAKQFPRISAFTAYAEGLEVFVDTPIE, from the coding sequence ATGAAACTGATCGGCATGCTGGATTCGCCCTACGTGCGACGCGTCGCCATTTCCGCCAAATGCCTGGGCATCCCGCTGGAACACGCGTCGGTTTCAGTGTTCAGGAACTTCGAGCAGTTCCAGCAGATCAACCCGGTGGTGAAGGCACCGACCCTGGTGCTGGATGACGGTGAGGTGTTGATGGATTCAACGCTGATCATCGATTACCTCGAAGCCCTGGCCGCGCCGGGTAAAAGCCTGATATCCGACAATCCAGACCGACGCCTGCACTCGCTGCGACTGATCGGCCTGGCATTGGCGGCGTGCGAGAAGTCGGTGCAGCTTTACTACGAACGCAACCTGCGGCCAGCGGAGATTCAGTACAGCCCTTGGGTGGAACGGGTCGAGGGGCAATTGGCGGCGGCGTATTCGGCGCTGGAGCGGGAGCTGGAGAAACAGCCGCTGAAGACCGACGGTTCGATTGCGCAGGACGGAATTACCCTGGCGGTGGCCTGGAGTTTTACCAACCTGGTGGTGCCGGATCAGGTGGAGGCCAAGCAGTTTCCGCGAATCAGCGCGTTCACGGCGTATGCCGAGGGGCTTGAGGTGTTTGTCGATACACCGATCGAGTAG
- a CDS encoding M20/M25/M40 family metallo-hydrolase, protein MTFKLPRSLLATSLGLTLALGAFTPAAFAEPHKQVLADAEQYKGEALKLLERLVNIDSGSGYEPGLTRVSDIAIEELKKLGATIELVPNTPDKSSHVLATLKGTGKAKILLMAHMDTVFKEGSAAERPFHIKDGRAYGPGVMDDKGGIVAGIYALKILKNLDFKDYAQITFLLDASEETGSDVATDLIKKTAKAHDVTLNLEPGRPADGLVVWRKGSATAVVEVKGKAAHAGVAPELGRNAAMEAAHQILQLGKLGDEAKKTTINFTVLKAGDRTNVIPDQATAKADVRAAVPEEFDRIEKDLARVSKDKLIADTEVTTSLKRGLPPMPQTAESDRLMAMAQGIYGEIGRKLTEEGSGGAADASLSAGVGTPTLDGFGIVGGNIHTPEEYAEVESVAPRIYLLSRMIMELAKP, encoded by the coding sequence ATGACGTTCAAGCTCCCGCGCTCTCTCCTGGCCACCAGCCTTGGCCTGACCCTCGCCCTCGGCGCCTTCACCCCCGCAGCCTTCGCCGAACCCCACAAACAAGTCCTCGCCGATGCCGAACAGTACAAGGGTGAAGCCCTGAAACTACTGGAACGGTTGGTGAACATCGACTCCGGCTCCGGTTATGAGCCGGGTTTGACCCGGGTGAGTGACATCGCCATCGAAGAGTTGAAAAAACTCGGTGCCACCATCGAACTCGTGCCCAACACCCCGGACAAAAGCAGCCATGTGCTGGCTACGCTCAAAGGCACCGGCAAGGCGAAAATCCTGCTGATGGCGCACATGGACACTGTGTTCAAGGAAGGCTCCGCCGCCGAGCGCCCGTTCCACATCAAGGACGGCCGCGCCTATGGGCCGGGCGTGATGGACGACAAGGGAGGCATCGTCGCCGGGATCTACGCGCTGAAAATCCTCAAGAACCTCGACTTCAAGGACTACGCGCAGATCACCTTCCTGCTCGATGCCAGTGAAGAAACTGGTTCGGACGTCGCCACCGACCTGATCAAGAAAACCGCCAAGGCCCACGACGTGACCCTCAACCTCGAACCGGGTCGCCCGGCCGATGGACTGGTGGTGTGGCGCAAAGGCAGCGCCACCGCCGTGGTCGAGGTCAAGGGCAAGGCGGCCCACGCAGGGGTAGCGCCGGAGTTGGGGCGTAACGCTGCCATGGAAGCCGCGCACCAGATTCTGCAACTCGGCAAACTGGGCGATGAAGCGAAGAAAACCACCATCAACTTCACCGTGCTCAAGGCTGGCGACCGCACCAACGTGATTCCGGATCAGGCCACGGCCAAGGCTGACGTGCGGGCGGCGGTGCCAGAAGAGTTCGACCGGATCGAGAAGGACCTGGCACGGGTTTCCAAGGACAAACTGATTGCCGATACGGAAGTCACCACCAGCCTCAAGCGCGGCTTGCCACCGATGCCGCAAACGGCGGAATCGGATCGCTTGATGGCCATGGCCCAGGGCATTTACGGCGAAATTGGCCGCAAGTTGACGGAAGAAGGCAGCGGCGGGGCGGCGGATGCCAGTTTGTCCGCGGGTGTTGGCACGCCGACGCTGGACGGGTTCGGGATTGTCGGCGGCAATATCCATACGCCTGAGGAGTACGCCGAGGTCGAAAGCGTGGCGCCGCGGATTTATTTGCTGTCGCGGATGATTATGGAATTGGCCAAGCCGTAA
- a CDS encoding diguanylate cyclase, which translates to MEKKGGKGLSLARRLYASRILGLALGLVCVGAGMYPLNPAPWVWGVMLFNGIIWPHVAYQWARRAKVPFHAEHRNILVDAFLGGFWVAAMQFNPLPSAATLSMMAMHNVAIGGLRFLLVGAVAQVLGIGLGLLVFMPAFVPQTNPFQLYACLPLLSIYPLSLGWICFRQAHTLGQHKRELLALSRTDSLTGLLNHGAWKDQLEIEFQRCRRQQQGGAIALIDIDHFKTINDTYGHVAGDIVLRQLSKMLKQNLRAADVAGRYGGDEFCVLLPDLPLDRAAVAMDALRARFATLGSERNPALKVSLSIGLAAFNPDHDDATLWLNDADQALYEAKTTGRNRVICHGDGKPRKELLDSV; encoded by the coding sequence ATGGAAAAGAAGGGAGGAAAGGGACTTTCATTGGCCAGGAGGCTTTACGCGTCACGCATCCTCGGTTTGGCCCTTGGGCTGGTGTGCGTCGGTGCGGGGATGTATCCACTGAACCCCGCGCCCTGGGTCTGGGGGGTGATGCTGTTCAATGGCATCATCTGGCCGCATGTGGCCTATCAATGGGCACGTCGGGCGAAGGTTCCTTTCCACGCCGAACACCGCAACATTCTGGTGGACGCGTTTCTCGGTGGTTTCTGGGTGGCCGCCATGCAGTTCAATCCGCTGCCCAGCGCGGCCACGCTGTCGATGATGGCGATGCACAACGTGGCCATCGGTGGTTTGCGTTTTCTGTTGGTGGGCGCCGTCGCGCAGGTGCTCGGGATAGGCCTCGGACTGCTGGTGTTCATGCCGGCTTTTGTCCCGCAGACCAATCCATTTCAGCTATACGCCTGTTTGCCTTTGCTGTCGATTTATCCGCTGTCCCTGGGCTGGATCTGCTTCCGTCAGGCCCACACCCTCGGCCAACACAAGCGCGAATTGCTGGCCCTGAGCCGCACCGACAGCCTGACCGGCCTGTTGAATCACGGTGCCTGGAAAGACCAGCTGGAAATCGAGTTCCAGCGTTGCCGGCGCCAGCAGCAGGGCGGGGCGATTGCGTTGATCGACATCGACCATTTCAAAACCATCAACGACACCTATGGCCACGTCGCCGGCGATATCGTCCTGCGTCAGCTGAGCAAAATGCTCAAACAGAACCTGCGTGCCGCCGATGTCGCCGGGCGGTATGGCGGCGATGAGTTTTGCGTGCTGCTGCCGGACTTGCCACTGGACCGCGCCGCCGTAGCGATGGATGCGCTGCGTGCCCGTTTCGCCACGTTGGGTTCCGAACGCAATCCGGCGCTGAAAGTCAGCTTGAGCATCGGCCTGGCGGCCTTCAACCCGGATCACGACGACGCGACCCTATGGCTCAACGATGCCGACCAGGCGCTCTACGAAGCCAAGACCACCGGGCGTAATCGCGTCATCTGCCATGGCGACGGCAAGCCGCGTAAAGAGTTGCTCGACTCTGTTTAA
- a CDS encoding alpha/beta fold hydrolase encodes MLLLVVAIAVFVAWSWLSYPAIGYWLYDLNMALEARLYRLHKLVVPITEMTVSTWQGGPYEASSNILMLHGYSADKNIWLRFARHFVNDYRVIIPDLAGHGETGFKAGGGYDIPVQAKRLIQLLDVCGVEKVHVIGNSMGGYIAAWLAANYPERIVSLALLDPAGVTAPEPSDMDRHLARGHNPFLIHSREEFKHFYAMTMASPPWVPGVVLDAVAQRYEQQRDELEEIFRDFHASPPMEPKLPDIKCPALLLWGRKDRLIDVSSVPVWSKGIADLRVEIWDGVGHMPMVEQPTKTARLYREFLRAHHMTPTAS; translated from the coding sequence ATGCTTCTGTTGGTTGTCGCTATCGCTGTCTTTGTGGCCTGGAGCTGGTTGAGTTACCCGGCCATCGGTTACTGGCTCTATGACTTGAACATGGCGCTGGAGGCCCGGCTGTATCGGTTGCACAAGCTTGTCGTGCCGATCACCGAAATGACTGTCTCGACCTGGCAAGGCGGGCCCTACGAAGCCTCCAGCAACATACTGATGCTGCATGGCTACAGCGCCGACAAGAATATCTGGCTGCGTTTTGCCCGGCATTTTGTCAACGACTACCGGGTGATCATCCCCGACCTCGCCGGCCATGGCGAAACCGGTTTCAAGGCCGGTGGCGGCTACGATATTCCGGTTCAGGCCAAACGGTTGATCCAGTTGCTCGATGTCTGCGGGGTCGAGAAGGTGCATGTGATCGGCAACTCCATGGGCGGCTACATCGCGGCGTGGCTGGCGGCCAATTACCCCGAGCGCATCGTTTCGCTGGCACTGCTCGACCCGGCCGGCGTCACCGCCCCGGAACCCAGTGACATGGACCGCCACCTGGCCCGCGGCCACAACCCGTTCCTGATCCATTCCCGTGAAGAGTTCAAGCATTTCTACGCCATGACCATGGCCTCCCCGCCTTGGGTGCCGGGGGTTGTGCTGGACGCCGTCGCCCAGCGCTATGAACAGCAGCGCGACGAGCTGGAAGAAATCTTCAGGGACTTCCACGCCAGCCCGCCGATGGAGCCGAAACTGCCCGACATCAAATGCCCGGCGCTGCTGCTTTGGGGGCGCAAGGACCGCTTGATCGACGTCAGTAGCGTGCCGGTCTGGAGCAAGGGCATTGCCGATCTGCGGGTGGAAATCTGGGACGGTGTCGGCCACATGCCGATGGTTGAGCAGCCGACCAAAACAGCACGCTTGTACCGGGAGTTTTTGCGGGCGCATCACATGACTCCCACCGCCTCGTAG
- the glcD gene encoding glycolate oxidase subunit GlcD encodes MNILYDERIDGVLPNVDKAVLLKALQQEVPDLDILWREEELKPYECDGLSAYRTTPMLVALPRHLEQVQALLKLCHARNVPVVARGAGTGLSGGALPLDKGVLLVMVRFNNILHIDPAARTARVQPGVRNLAISQAAAPFGLYYAPDPSSQIACSIGGNVAENAGGVHCLKYGLTVHNLLKLEILTLEGEHLTLGADSLDAPGFDLLALFTGSEGLLGIITEVTVKLLPKPQVAKVLLASFDSVEKAGRAVAEIIAAGIIPGGLEMMDNLAIRAAEDFIHAGYPVEAEAILLCELDGVEADVQDDCERVREVLQQAGASEVRQARDEAERVRFWAGRKNAFPAIGRLSPDYYCMDGTIPRRELPGVLKGIASLAQEYGLRVANVFHAGDGNMHPLILFDANQPGELERAEALGGKILELCVKVGGSITGEHGVGREKINQMCAQFNSDELTLFHAVKAAFDPQGLLNPGKNIPTLHRCAEFGAMHIHAGQLPFPDLERF; translated from the coding sequence ATGAACATTCTTTACGACGAACGCATCGACGGTGTTTTGCCCAATGTCGACAAGGCCGTGCTGCTCAAAGCCTTGCAGCAGGAGGTGCCGGACCTGGACATCCTCTGGCGCGAGGAAGAGCTCAAGCCCTACGAGTGCGACGGTCTCTCGGCCTATCGCACCACGCCGATGCTGGTGGCCCTGCCCCGGCATCTTGAACAGGTGCAGGCACTGCTCAAGCTCTGCCATGCCCGGAACGTGCCGGTGGTGGCGCGCGGGGCCGGCACCGGGTTGTCCGGCGGTGCGCTGCCGCTGGACAAAGGCGTGTTGCTGGTGATGGTGCGATTCAACAACATCTTGCACATCGACCCCGCCGCCCGCACCGCACGGGTCCAGCCAGGGGTGCGCAACCTGGCGATTTCCCAGGCAGCGGCGCCCTTCGGTTTGTATTACGCACCGGACCCGTCCTCGCAAATCGCTTGTTCAATCGGCGGCAACGTCGCGGAAAACGCCGGTGGCGTGCATTGCCTCAAGTACGGCCTGACCGTGCACAATCTGCTGAAACTCGAAATCCTGACCCTCGAAGGCGAACACCTGACCCTCGGTGCCGATTCGCTGGACGCGCCGGGGTTTGACCTGCTGGCGCTGTTCACCGGCTCCGAAGGCTTGCTGGGGATCATCACCGAAGTCACGGTCAAACTGCTGCCCAAGCCCCAGGTCGCCAAAGTCCTGCTGGCCAGTTTCGATTCCGTGGAAAAGGCCGGCCGCGCGGTGGCCGAGATCATCGCCGCCGGGATCATTCCCGGTGGCCTAGAGATGATGGACAACCTGGCGATCCGTGCCGCCGAGGATTTCATCCACGCCGGTTACCCGGTGGAGGCCGAGGCGATCCTGCTCTGCGAATTGGACGGGGTCGAAGCCGATGTCCAGGACGATTGCGAGCGAGTCCGCGAGGTGCTGCAACAGGCCGGCGCCAGCGAGGTGCGCCAGGCCCGGGACGAGGCCGAGCGCGTGCGGTTCTGGGCCGGACGCAAAAACGCCTTCCCGGCCATCGGCCGCCTCTCGCCGGATTACTACTGCATGGATGGCACCATCCCCCGTCGCGAACTGCCCGGCGTGCTCAAGGGCATCGCCAGCCTGGCGCAGGAATACGGCTTGCGGGTGGCCAACGTGTTCCATGCCGGCGACGGCAACATGCACCCGCTGATCCTGTTCGACGCCAACCAGCCCGGCGAACTGGAACGGGCCGAAGCCCTCGGCGGCAAGATCCTTGAACTGTGTGTGAAAGTCGGCGGCAGCATCACCGGCGAGCACGGCGTGGGCCGGGAGAAAATCAATCAGATGTGTGCGCAGTTCAACAGTGACGAATTGACCCTGTTTCACGCCGTGAAAGCCGCGTTCGACCCCCAGGGTTTACTCAACCCCGGCAAGAACATCCCGACCCTGCACCGCTGCGCGGAGTTCGGTGCGATGCACATCCACGCCGGGCAATTGCCGTTCCCTGATCTGGAGCGTTTCTGA
- the glcE gene encoding glycolate oxidase subunit GlcE, whose translation MADFDASAPLLEQVRQARENATPLRIQGGNTKAFLGREVAGEVLDTRAHRGIVSYDPTELVISVRAGTPLSELFAALDAAGQMLPCEPPSFGEGATVGGMIAAGLSGPRRPWSGSVRDFVLGTRVISGLGTHLRFGGEVMKNVAGYDLSRLMVGSYGCLGVLTEVSLKVLPKPRRCLSISLDIDCARALANLAQWGQQPLPISAASHDGLRLYLRLEGGEGSVAAAHQRLGGELLDSAYWSDLNEQRLDFFNEGLPLWRLSLPNNLGPLDLPGEQLIDWGGAQRWLKTAADDIQSLAQQHGGHATCFSHGVTETPFQPLAPALLRYHRQLKAQLDPQGLFNPGRMYAEF comes from the coding sequence ATGGCAGATTTCGATGCCAGTGCCCCCCTGCTCGAACAGGTCAGGCAGGCGCGGGAAAACGCCACGCCGCTGCGCATTCAGGGAGGGAACACCAAGGCGTTTCTCGGCCGTGAAGTGGCCGGAGAAGTGCTCGACACCCGCGCCCATCGCGGCATCGTCAGCTATGACCCGACGGAACTGGTGATCAGCGTTCGCGCCGGCACGCCGTTGAGCGAACTGTTTGCCGCGCTGGATGCGGCCGGGCAAATGCTGCCCTGCGAGCCGCCATCGTTCGGCGAAGGCGCCACCGTCGGCGGGATGATCGCCGCGGGGCTATCCGGGCCACGGCGCCCATGGTCCGGTTCGGTGCGCGACTTTGTCCTCGGTACCCGGGTGATCAGCGGCCTCGGCACTCACCTGCGCTTTGGCGGCGAAGTGATGAAAAACGTCGCCGGTTATGACCTGTCGCGCCTGATGGTTGGCAGTTACGGCTGCCTCGGGGTGCTGACCGAAGTCTCGCTCAAAGTACTGCCCAAACCCCGGCGATGCCTGAGCATCAGCCTGGACATCGATTGCGCCCGCGCCTTGGCCAATCTGGCGCAATGGGGCCAGCAACCGCTGCCCATCAGCGCTGCCAGCCACGATGGCCTGCGTTTGTACCTGCGCCTGGAAGGCGGCGAAGGCTCGGTCGCGGCGGCCCATCAACGGCTCGGTGGCGAACTGTTGGACTCGGCCTATTGGTCCGACCTGAACGAACAACGACTAGACTTTTTTAATGAGGGTCTGCCGCTGTGGCGCTTGTCACTGCCCAACAACCTCGGGCCGCTGGACTTGCCCGGCGAGCAATTGATCGACTGGGGCGGTGCGCAACGCTGGCTGAAAACCGCAGCCGATGACATTCAATCACTGGCTCAGCAGCACGGCGGCCATGCCACCTGTTTCAGCCATGGCGTCACAGAAACGCCTTTCCAGCCTCTGGCCCCGGCGTTGCTGCGCTATCACCGGCAACTCAAGGCGCAACTGGACCCGCAAGGGCTGTTCAACCCTGGCCGGATGTACGCGGAGTTCTAG
- the glcF gene encoding glycolate oxidase subunit GlcF, which yields MQTNLSEQSRKLPRAEEADKILRTCVHCGFCNATCPTYQLLGDELDGPRGRIYLIKQVLEGAPATAQAQLHLDRCLTCRNCETTCPSGVDYHNLLDIGRAVIDQAVPRPASQRLLRQGLRALAPNPNLFKTLLQIGATFRPLLPRGVEAKLPHDLPAPGERPVPRHARRVLMLEGCVQPGLSPNTNAATARVLDRLGISVIPAPQAGCCGALDYHLDAQAMGLDRARRNIDAWWPHLENGAEAIVQTASGCGAFIKDYGHLLERDPVYADKARRVSEMALDLVQVLADEPLERVCAATDRRIAFHCPCTLQHAQKLGGAVEAVLTRLGFNLTAVPDSHLCCGSAGTYSITQPELARQLRDNKLNALESGHPDIIATANIGCQSHLNSAGRTPVRHWIELVDQVLR from the coding sequence ATGCAAACCAACCTTAGCGAGCAGTCCCGGAAACTGCCCCGCGCCGAAGAAGCGGACAAGATTCTGCGCACCTGCGTGCACTGCGGGTTTTGCAACGCCACCTGTCCGACCTATCAACTGCTCGGCGACGAACTGGACGGGCCACGCGGGCGCATCTACCTGATCAAGCAAGTGCTCGAAGGCGCCCCCGCCACGGCCCAGGCCCAATTGCACCTGGATCGCTGCCTGACGTGCCGCAACTGCGAAACCACCTGCCCGTCCGGGGTGGATTATCACAACCTGCTGGACATTGGCCGCGCCGTGATCGATCAAGCAGTGCCGCGCCCGGCCAGTCAACGGCTGTTGCGTCAGGGCCTGCGGGCACTGGCGCCGAACCCGAACCTGTTCAAGACCCTGCTGCAGATCGGCGCCACTTTCCGGCCGTTGTTGCCACGGGGGGTAGAGGCGAAGTTACCCCACGACCTCCCTGCTCCGGGCGAACGCCCCGTCCCTCGGCATGCGCGCCGGGTGCTGATGCTCGAAGGCTGCGTGCAACCCGGTCTGTCACCGAACACCAATGCCGCGACCGCGCGGGTGCTGGATCGGTTGGGAATCAGTGTGATTCCAGCGCCGCAAGCCGGCTGCTGCGGTGCGCTGGACTATCACCTCGACGCCCAGGCCATGGGCCTGGACCGCGCCCGACGCAACATCGACGCCTGGTGGCCACACCTGGAAAACGGCGCCGAAGCCATCGTCCAAACCGCCAGCGGCTGCGGCGCGTTCATCAAGGATTATGGGCATCTGCTGGAGCGCGACCCGGTCTATGCAGACAAGGCACGGCGAGTCAGCGAAATGGCCCTGGACCTGGTGCAAGTGCTGGCCGATGAACCGTTGGAACGGGTCTGCGCCGCCACCGACCGGCGGATCGCCTTCCATTGCCCCTGCACCTTGCAGCACGCACAGAAACTCGGCGGCGCGGTCGAAGCGGTGTTGACGCGGCTGGGCTTCAACCTCACGGCAGTCCCCGACAGTCATTTGTGTTGCGGCTCGGCGGGCACCTATTCGATCACCCAACCAGAGCTGGCCCGGCAACTGCGCGACAACAAACTCAACGCCCTGGAAAGCGGCCACCCCGACATCATCGCTACCGCCAACATCGGCTGCCAGAGCCACCTCAACAGCGCCGGACGCACGCCGGTCAGACACTGGATCGAACTGGTGGACCAAGTGCTGCGTTGA